The nucleotide sequence GTGAGGTTTCGGTGCACGCGCTGCGGGGCGTTGACCTGGACCTCTACGCAGGCGAGCTCATGGTTCTGCTCGGGGCTTCCGGCAGCGGCAAGTCGACGCTGCTGAACATCCTCGGCGGGCTGGATCTGCCCACAAGCGGCGCGGTCGAGTACCGCGGCTGGGACCTCACCGGGGCGAGCGAGGCTGAGCTTACCGAGTACCGCCGCTATCACGTCGGCTTCGTCTTCCAGTTCTACAACCTCATTCCGAGCCTCACGGCGCTGGAGAACGTCGCGATCGTCACCGAGATCGCCCGCGATCCGATGCGCCCGGAGGAGGCGCTCGCCCTGGTGGGGCTTGGAGGGCGGGGCAATCACTTTCCGGCCCAGCTCTCCGGCGGCGAGCAGCAGCGGGTGGCCATTGCCCGGGCCATCGCCAAGAATCCGGCCGTGCTGCTCTGCGACGAGCCCACCGGGGCCCTCGACTCGAAGACGGGCGTGCTGGTGCTGGAGGCCCTGGAGCGGGTCAACCGGGAGCTCGGCACCACGACGGCACTCATCACCCACAACGCCGTCGTGGCCGGGATGGCCGCGCGCGTCGTGCAGATGAGCGATGGCGAGGTGACCGAGGTGCGCCGCAACGCCCGCGTGCGCGCCCCGGCGGAGCTGTCCTGGTGAGCCTCTCGGCCCTGCACCGCAAGCTCTTGCGGGATCTCTGGCGCATGCGTGGCCAGGCCATTGCCGTGGCGCTGGTGGTTGCCGCCGGCGTGGCGACGCTCGTGATGCTCTCGGCCACGGTCGGCATGCTGGGCCAGAGCCGGGACGCCTTTTTCGCCGAGCAGCGGCTGGCGGACGTCTTCGTGGAGCTGGAGCGCGCGCCGCGCTCGGTGCTAGCGCGTCTGGCGGAGATTTCCGGCGTCGAGCGTGTAGAGGGCCGCATACGGGCGGTGGCGAAGCTGGAGATCGAGGGGTTCCGGGAGCCCGTATCCGCCGAGGTGCTTTCCCTGCCGGCGGACGGCACCGGGCGGCTGAACCGGCTGCGCGTGATGTCGGGCCGCGCGCCCGGTTCGGAACGCTCGGACGAGGCCATCGTCAGCGTGCCGTTCGCCCGGGCTCACGGCTTCCGGCCCGGCGCGCACCTCGGCATGATCCTGAATGGCCGCCGTCAGCGGCTCACCATCACCGGGCTCGGTGTGGCACCGGAGTACGTGATCCAG is from Spiribacter halobius and encodes:
- a CDS encoding ABC transporter ATP-binding protein, with protein sequence MGEVSVHALRGVDLDLYAGELMVLLGASGSGKSTLLNILGGLDLPTSGAVEYRGWDLTGASEAELTEYRRYHVGFVFQFYNLIPSLTALENVAIVTEIARDPMRPEEALALVGLGGRGNHFPAQLSGGEQQRVAIARAIAKNPAVLLCDEPTGALDSKTGVLVLEALERVNRELGTTTALITHNAVVAGMAARVVQMSDGEVTEVRRNARVRAPAELSW